The following are from one region of the Macrobrachium nipponense isolate FS-2020 chromosome 21, ASM1510439v2, whole genome shotgun sequence genome:
- the LOC135197466 gene encoding uncharacterized protein LOC135197466 yields the protein MTLRLNLEGNKHATVISVYAPTLLAEDQTKELFYAALDTALTAIPNEDKVILLGDFNARVGRDSDIWRGTIGKEGVGKMNANGTLLLSKCVEHDLVVTNTLFRQKNKLKTTWLHPRSKHWHLLDYIIVRSRDRKDVLLTRSVTGSEDCWTDHRLVYSCIRMKILTKKRNAHALKRLKFNVDSLKNDSNKLELQRCLANKLEQEYPPNIVDHWSKFKDSVISACKESVGLKKYEHQDWFDQNDAAIQELIQKARKYLFEHLNDAKSETKKKIHRTAKAQIQNATREMKNKWLTDKANELQSFFDRNDMRSLFSGMKTIFGPSPQGLAPLRSQNGTRLLKNNNEILCRWKEHFEELLNRDPVIDEDVLQQLPCLPLDMTLAVVPTLEEVELDIFSMKNNKAAGPDNIPAEIYKYGGPTLHRQLHQLIEKIWMHEEIPNDLIDGSINTMY from the coding sequence ATGACACTCAGACTAAATCTTGAGGGAAATAAACATGCCACAGTGATCAGTGTTTACGCTCCAACCCTTCTTGCAGAGGatcaaacaaaagaattattttatgccGCTTTAGACACAGCTCTCACAGCTATCCCAAATGAAGACAAAGTAATCCTTTTAGGTGACTTTAATGCCAGAGTAGGACGAGACAGTGACATCTGGAGAGGTACCATTGGAAAAGAGGGTGTTGGCAAAATGAATGCAAATGGAACACTCCTACTCTCGAAGTGTGTAGAACATGATCTGGTAGTAACTAATACTCTTTTTAGGcagaaaaataaactgaaaaccaCCTGGCTACATCCAAGATCTAAACATTGGCATCTCTTAGATTACATTATAGTAAGATCTCGTGATCGAAAGGATGTATTACTTACAAGATCAGTGACAGGATCCGAAGACTGCTGGACTGACCACCGCCTGGTATACTCTTGTATTAGGATGAAGATATTGACTAAAAAGAGAAACGCGCATGCACTAAAGCGACTGAAGTTTAACGTTGATTCACTTAAGAACGACTCGAATAAGCTTGAACTTCAGCGGTGTCTCGCTAATAAACTAGAACAGGAATATCCACCCAATATTGTTGATCACTGGAGTAAATTTAAGGATTCCGTAATCAGCGCATGTAAAGAATCAGTTGGTCTGAAGAAATACGAACATCAAGATTGGTTTGATCAGAATGATGCAGCTATTCAAGAGCTTATTCAAAAGGCCAGAAAATATCTGTTTGAACATCTGAATGACGCAAAGtctgaaacaaagaagaaaatacaccgCACGGCAAAAGCTCAGATACAAAATGccacaagggaaatgaaaaataagtggttgacagacaaagcaaatgagctccaatccttctttgacagaaatgacatgAGAAGCCTTTTCAGTGGAATGAAAACTATATTTGGGCCAAGTCCCCAAGGGCTAGCACCCTTACGTAGTCAAAACGGCACTCgactccttaaaaacaataatgaaatcctGTGTCGTTGGAAAGAACATTTTGAAGAACTACTCAATAGAGACCCTGTGATAGACGAGGATGTACTACAACAACTCCCTTGTCTCCCACTGGATATGACACTTGCAGTGGTACCAACTCTAGAGGAAGTGGAGTTGGATATCTTCTCTATGAAGAACAACAAAGCTGCGGGACCCGACAACATTCctgctgaaatatataaatatggaggacCAACCTTACATCGTCAACTTCACCAACTAATTGAAAAAATCTGGATGCATGAGGAAATTCCTAATGACCTCATAGATGGAAGTATCAACACAATGTATTAG